The Planctomycetaceae bacterium DNA window AAGCTTATGATACGGCTCTTGCGGATATTATGCAGGGCAATATAAACCTTGCGGTTATCAAACGCGCTTTGACAAAAGACGCTGCTGAAAGAGAAACACTCTTCGCACAGTATGCCGGCGACAGCAACGACAGAAAGACGATTCTTGAAAGTCTTGCGACGAGCCATGATGCGAAAAGGGCAGCACAGGAAAAACGCGACGCATTCGTCAAACAGCTTAATGACATTTCTGAAAATCTCACCAAGTCGGGCGTAGCAGTAGATACGCTGGCTTCACTTGCTTCGCAGGATGCCAATGCACAGCAGACGAGCATTGACGGTCTGGTCGCCAATATTTCCTCTGACAAGGCCAAGAAGGCACGCGGACAAATCGAACAATATATAAATATTCAAAAGCAGTGGGCACAGGTTGTTAATCTTTTGACGGCGCCTGAAACCGGATTGAACGCGGTTTACAGAGCGGCTGAAACCAACTTGAGCAATTTCAATCTGAATACCGAAACGCTTACGGCTGTGCTTGATATGCCGGAGAGATCTTCAAAGCGTGCGGAGATGATTTCGCAGTTCAAGAGCAGATTTCCGGCAAGAGTAGAAAAAATCGATGCGCTGGTATCTGCGTTTACCAATTATCGTTCGGTACGCGGAAGAATCGACGGCCCGGATGACGTTAAGAGAATGCTCAAAGGTGCCGGCGTTTTGGAATTCCGCATTCTGCCGAAAGACGGCGACGGCAGAACAAACAAAGATGAATTGAACTCTTATGTTGAGGCGCTCAAGACGAAAGGCTCGAAACTCGCGTCGGACAGCAAATATGTATGGATTGAAATAGAAAATCCAAAAGACGGCACATGGCAGGGCGGCGGGCTGGTTATCGGCACATTCGGCGAAAAAGCTTATGTGTTGACAAGCAATCAGAAAAACGAATGTATGCTCAAGCATACCGGCACAAAGCCGTGGAAGCTGACGCGTTCGCGACCGACAATCGACCAGATGGGCAAACGCGCGATAGACTTCTCATTTGACGAAGTCGGCGGTTCAATTTTCTACAACATTACGCACAACAATCTGCAAAGACCTCTTTGCATTATTCTTGATAATATGGCACTTTCCGCACCGAACATCCGCAGTGAGATTCGCAACAACGGTATTATCGAAGGCAATTATTCTCAAACCGAGCAGATGGATATGGTTGATAAGCTCAACGCAGGTTCGCTGCCGGCAAGACTTATCGAGCCCCCGATATCTGAAAAGACAATCGGTCCGAGCATCGGTGCTGATAACCGCGACGCCGGCATCAAATCCGGCTTAATCGGTCTCGGCGTGGTTATGGTATTTATGATTGTTTATTATACGGTCGCCGGCTGTGTGGCGGGCGTGGCACTGGCACTGAATATTCTGTTCCTGCTGGCGATAATGGCATTGAGCAAAGCGACATTCACATTGTCTGGCATCGCGGGCGTTGTTTTGACTATCGGTATGGCAGTTGACGCTAACGTGCTTATTTATGAGCGCATACGTGAAGAAAAGAATAAGGGCGCTTCGCTGCGGTTGTCCATTACCAACGGTTACAAAAGAGCATTCTCGGTAATTTTCGACTCGAACGTTACATCTATTCTTACAGCGATGATTCTGTATTTGGTGGCTTCGGAGGAAATTAAAGGATTCGCCATCACATTGATACTCGGTCTTGTGTCGAGTATGTTTACTTCGCTGTTTGTTACAAGAATCATATTCCAGTGGCTGCTCAATGTCGGCATTATTCGCGACCACATGGTAATGCTTCAGATTATTAAAAGTCCGAAGATTAACTGGATGAAACTGCGGCCGGCGATGTTGACAGTTTCGGCGATACTTGTTATCGGCGGTCTTTTCATGTTCTTCACCCGCGACGATTCGAAGAACAACAAATACGATATCGAATTCACCGGCGGTACAAGTGTGCAGATTGATTTGAAGCCGGAGTTCGCGATGGACAGAGCCGGCGTCGAACAGGCCATCCGTCTGGAAGGTGAAAAGATTGGCAACTCCGCGATTGCCGCTGCGAAGGTTTACAGCATTGTCGGTCAGCAGACAACATTGCAGTATGAAATTACAACAACGGAAACAAACAAGGCATCTGTAACGATTACATTCAAAGACAGTTCAAACACGATTACATCGATTACGGAGGCTGTAAAAGCGACACAGAAAAAGATGCGAGGTCTTATGACCAACCTGGTTGTCAAAGCAACAGACGACCCGGCCAAATTTGTTCTGACGACATCGCAAACAAATAAACAAATAATCAATAACATTCTTAGCAAAGCCTTCGGCGATAAGGTTGAAATTTCGACGCCTGAATTAGCCGAGACAGTTACATCAGCGGTTATCGACGCCTTCCATGGCAAACTTCAACTGCTCGAAAATCTTAACCCGACTATCGTTTCGACCGAAAGCATTACAAACGACGTTGTAGATAAGATTCCTGAACTGGGCGATTATCTTGACGGCATTAAAATCGAATTCAAGGTTGACAGACCTGTAACGCTGGATGAAATGAACAACAGATTCACAAGCCTGCGCGACAAACCCGATATGAAAGATATTGCGTGGTTTAAATACCAGATAACAGGGCCGGACTTCGCCGCTGATTCGAATAAACCTATGACCGATTTCGTCTATGTCAGTGTTCCGCAGGATGCGGGTTACAGGCAGTTGGCTGAAGGCGAATGGGCGAGCTTTGCCGCAAATGAAAAGACAAAAGTAACAGCGGCCGCAGAACTGAAAACTTCTTTGTCGAGAGTTACGCAGTTCGCTCCGTCTATCGGAAGTGAGTCGAGAACAAGAGCGGTTATGGCGATTGTGCTTTCGCTGATTGCGATGATGGCTTACCTGTGGATACGGTTCGGCGATTTGCGTTACGGCCTTGGCGCGATTGTTTCTCTTGCACACGACGTTTGCATCGCTCTTGGCTTTATTATGTTCTCGGCATTTTTGTCAACAACGTTTATTGGTCAGAAACTTTTGGTAGCTGACTTTAAAATCGACCTTGCCATCGTTGCGGCGTTGCTGACCCTCGTCGGTTACAGCGTAAATGATACTATCGTTGTGTTCGACCGTATTCGTGAGAACAAGGGCAAACTTTCCATACTGACGGATGAGCTGATTAACGACAGTATTAACCAGACACTCTCAAGAAC harbors:
- the secD gene encoding protein translocase subunit SecD; translated protein: MDKNVVRFGFLAVLILTIFAAVNLWPPDEKLKPGLDLAGGTSLIYEIDTTGLAGSETDNLAQKLAPILMKRIDPGNVQNIIMRPQGDTRIEIQVPLASADTHRRREAYDTALADIMQGNINLAVIKRALTKDAAERETLFAQYAGDSNDRKTILESLATSHDAKRAAQEKRDAFVKQLNDISENLTKSGVAVDTLASLASQDANAQQTSIDGLVANISSDKAKKARGQIEQYINIQKQWAQVVNLLTAPETGLNAVYRAAETNLSNFNLNTETLTAVLDMPERSSKRAEMISQFKSRFPARVEKIDALVSAFTNYRSVRGRIDGPDDVKRMLKGAGVLEFRILPKDGDGRTNKDELNSYVEALKTKGSKLASDSKYVWIEIENPKDGTWQGGGLVIGTFGEKAYVLTSNQKNECMLKHTGTKPWKLTRSRPTIDQMGKRAIDFSFDEVGGSIFYNITHNNLQRPLCIILDNMALSAPNIRSEIRNNGIIEGNYSQTEQMDMVDKLNAGSLPARLIEPPISEKTIGPSIGADNRDAGIKSGLIGLGVVMVFMIVYYTVAGCVAGVALALNILFLLAIMALSKATFTLSGIAGVVLTIGMAVDANVLIYERIREEKNKGASLRLSITNGYKRAFSVIFDSNVTSILTAMILYLVASEEIKGFAITLILGLVSSMFTSLFVTRIIFQWLLNVGIIRDHMVMLQIIKSPKINWMKLRPAMLTVSAILVIGGLFMFFTRDDSKNNKYDIEFTGGTSVQIDLKPEFAMDRAGVEQAIRLEGEKIGNSAIAAAKVYSIVGQQTTLQYEITTTETNKASVTITFKDSSNTITSITEAVKATQKKMRGLMTNLVVKATDDPAKFVLTTSQTNKQIINNILSKAFGDKVEISTPELAETVTSAVIDAFHGKLQLLENLNPTIVSTESITNDVVDKIPELGDYLDGIKIEFKVDRPVTLDEMNNRFTSLRDKPDMKDIAWFKYQITGPDFAADSNKPMTDFVYVSVPQDAGYRQLAEGEWASFAANEKTKVTAAAELKTSLSRVTQFAPSIGSESRTRAVMAIVLSLIAMMAYLWIRFGDLRYGLGAIVSLAHDVCIALGFIMFSAFLSTTFIGQKLLVADFKIDLAIVAALLTLVGYSVNDTIVVFDRIRENKGKLSILTDELINDSINQTLSRTILTSFTTFLVVIIMYIFGGSGFRGFNYVMTIGIVVGTYSSIAIAAPLLVLGHKVAKAKRHN